Proteins encoded in a region of the Eretmochelys imbricata isolate rEreImb1 chromosome 10, rEreImb1.hap1, whole genome shotgun sequence genome:
- the GPRC5B gene encoding G-protein coupled receptor family C group 5 member B, translating into MKTHPAIVFLLLFVVSYGSSENSSTSRGCGLDLLPQYIYLCDLDAIWGIVVEAVAGAGVLTTLLLMLILLVRLPFIKDKEKKSPLGMHFLFLFGTLGLFGLTFAFIIQEDETVCSTRRFLWGVIFALCFSCLLAQAWRLRKLVRHGKSPSGWHLAGMAICLMLVQVIIATEWLILTVVRDKKLACNYEPVDFVMALIYVMFLMMVTMGVSLFTLCGKFKKWKKNGGCLIITIFFSILIWVAWITMYLFGNTELRKKDKWNDPTLAIALVSSGWVFVIFYAIPEVHCTILPSQQENTPNYFDTSQPRMRETAFEEDIQLPRSYMENKAFSMDEHNAALRTAGFRNGSLGSRPSAPFRSNVYQPTEMAVVLNGGTIPTAPPSYTGRHLW; encoded by the exons atgaaaaccCACCCAGCCAtcgttttcctcctcctcttcgtcgtCAGTTATGGCTCTTCTGAAAACTCAAGTACGTCCAGAGGGTGTGGACTGGATCTCCTCCCCCAGTATATTTATCTGTGTGACTTGGATGCCATTTGGGGAATAGTAGTGGAGGCAGTTGCTGGAGCAGGAGTGCTGACGACATTGCTGTTGATGCTGATTTTGCTAGTGAGGTTGCCATTCATCAAGGACAAAGAGAAGAAGAGCCCATTGGGAATGCATTTCCTCTTTCTCTTTGGGACACTAGGACTGTTTGGACTGACTTTTGCATTCATCATACAGGAAGATGAAACAGTATGTTCCACTCGAAGGTTTCTGTGGGGAGTTATCTTTGCGTTGTGCTTTTCCTGTTTGCTAGCTCAAGCCTGGAGATTGCGTAAACTAGTTCGACATGGTAAAAGTCCATCTGGCTGGCATCTAGCTGGCATGGCAATCTGTCTTATGCTGGTTCAGGTCATTATTGCAACGGAGTGGCTAATACTAACCGTTGTGAGAGATAAGAAGCTGGCCTGCAATTACGAGCCAGTGGATTTTGTTATGGCTTTGATTTATGTTATGTTCTTGATGATGGTTACCATGGGAGTGTCTCTGTTCACCCTGTGTGGAAAGTTTAAGAAGTGGAAGAAAAATGGAGGATGTCTAATTATAACTATTTTTTTCTCGATTCTAATTTGGGTAGCTTGGATAACTATGTACCTGTTTGGCAATACTGAACTGAGGAAAAAAGACAAATGGAATGACCCCACTCTTGCCATTGCACTGGTGTCCAGTGGTTGGGTGTTTGTTATTTTTTATGCTATCCCAGAAGTTCATTGCACCATTCTTCCATCACAGCAAGAAAACACACCCAATTATTTTGATACTTCGCAACCAAGAATGCGTGAAACTGCTTTTGAGGAAGATATACAACTTCCTCGGAGCTACATGGAAAACAAAGCCTTTTCAATGGATGAACATAATGCAG CTTTAAGAACGGCAGGATTTCGCAATGGCAGCTTGGGAAGCCGACCTAGTGCTCCCTTTAGAAGCAATGTTTATCAGCCAACTGAGATGGCAGTTGTGCTAAATGGTGGGACT ATACCAACTGCTCCGCCAAGTTACACTGGAAGACACCTCTGGTGA